A region of Kribbella sp. NBC_01245 DNA encodes the following proteins:
- a CDS encoding sigma-70 family RNA polymerase sigma factor: MPVPAADEFEARTEPHRGELVAYCYRMLGSLHDAEDIVQETYLRAWRGYGDFEHRSSIRTWLFRIATNQCLNLLQHSSRRLIPSAVGAPGDPSDIAPAADLPWLEPFPDLMFSSAPVDPGVVVVERQTMRLALVAALQHLPPRQRAALLLRDVLSWPAAEVAELLGTTTAAVNSALQRARAVLEQVAPEEQKMVEPTEPVQRKLLDQYAYAFEQADFAVLEELLADHVRWEMPPMPTWFDHRDAVLRLLRAKLDPAQARRLVPISANGQPGFATYHQVPGGQFHAHALHVLTIEGDQITAVMDFHMPGFFHKFGLPLTLPV, translated from the coding sequence ATGCCGGTGCCAGCGGCGGACGAGTTCGAGGCCCGCACCGAGCCACATCGCGGTGAACTGGTGGCCTACTGCTACCGGATGCTGGGTTCGCTGCACGACGCCGAGGACATCGTCCAGGAGACGTACCTGCGAGCGTGGCGTGGTTACGGGGACTTCGAGCACCGGTCATCCATCCGGACCTGGTTGTTCCGCATCGCCACCAACCAATGCCTGAACCTTCTGCAGCACAGCAGCCGCCGGTTGATCCCGTCGGCGGTCGGAGCGCCGGGCGATCCCAGCGACATCGCGCCCGCGGCCGATTTGCCTTGGCTAGAACCGTTTCCAGACCTCATGTTCAGCTCGGCACCGGTCGATCCGGGAGTCGTCGTCGTTGAACGGCAGACGATGCGGCTGGCATTGGTCGCGGCGTTGCAGCACCTGCCGCCGCGCCAACGGGCCGCACTGTTGTTGCGCGACGTCCTCTCCTGGCCGGCGGCCGAGGTCGCCGAGCTCCTCGGTACGACGACGGCCGCGGTGAATTCGGCCTTACAACGAGCCCGGGCCGTGCTCGAACAGGTCGCGCCGGAGGAGCAGAAGATGGTCGAACCCACCGAGCCGGTTCAACGCAAGCTCCTCGACCAATACGCGTACGCCTTCGAGCAAGCCGATTTCGCCGTACTGGAAGAGCTTCTCGCCGATCACGTCCGCTGGGAGATGCCGCCGATGCCGACGTGGTTCGACCACCGCGACGCCGTACTGCGTCTGCTCCGCGCCAAGCTGGACCCGGCCCAGGCGCGTCGGTTGGTGCCGATTTCGGCGAACGGGCAGCCGGGGTTTGCGACGTACCATCAAGTGCCTGGCGGGCAGTTCCATGCGCATGCGTTGCACGTGTTGACCATCGAGGGGGACCAGATCACCGCGGTGATGGACTTCCATATGCCCGGGTTCTTCCACAAGTTCGGGCTGCCGCTTACTTTGCCGGTTTAG
- a CDS encoding histidinol-phosphatase HisJ family protein produces MELPADGHVHSEWSWDADLGAMDATCARAVALGLSVVAFTEHVDFTPFRAGFLAEKFAHLVVDGTLIAPELDLAGYLESIEKCRAKYPDLRILTGMEVGQPHRHVSEVADLLAKGTFDRVIGSLHCLPDGDEYAEPWELFPHHPADAVFREYLLEIPRMVSGSDAFNVFGHIDYPVRSWPDALRPFDPYAFEDEFRQALKALADGERALEINTRLPLDATILAWWREEGGQRVTFGSDAHLPQALGAGLADAAAMAEAHGFRPDAKPEYSWIRAK; encoded by the coding sequence CTTCCTGCGGATGGGCATGTGCATAGTGAGTGGTCGTGGGATGCGGATCTGGGGGCGATGGATGCGACGTGTGCCAGGGCTGTTGCTCTTGGGCTTTCGGTGGTTGCGTTTACCGAGCATGTGGACTTCACGCCGTTCAGGGCCGGGTTTTTGGCTGAGAAGTTCGCTCACCTGGTTGTGGACGGCACGCTCATTGCGCCAGAACTCGATCTCGCCGGGTATTTGGAGTCCATTGAGAAATGCCGGGCGAAGTACCCAGATCTCCGGATCCTCACCGGTATGGAGGTGGGACAGCCACATCGCCACGTGAGCGAGGTGGCCGACCTCCTGGCCAAAGGCACGTTTGATCGTGTGATTGGGTCGCTGCATTGCCTTCCCGACGGCGACGAATACGCCGAACCATGGGAGCTATTCCCACACCACCCCGCAGATGCCGTATTCCGCGAATACCTCCTGGAAATCCCCCGAATGGTCTCCGGCTCCGACGCATTCAACGTTTTCGGCCATATCGACTACCCAGTTCGATCCTGGCCGGATGCCCTTCGCCCCTTCGATCCGTACGCCTTCGAGGATGAATTCCGGCAAGCCCTCAAGGCCCTGGCTGACGGCGAACGAGCGCTCGAGATCAACACCCGCCTGCCGCTCGACGCCACGATCCTCGCCTGGTGGCGCGAGGAAGGCGGGCAACGGGTGACCTTCGGCAGCGACGCCCACCTACCGCAGGCACTTGGCGCGGGATTGGCCGACGCGGCAGCGATGGCAGAGGCGCACGGCTTCCGGCCCGACGCGAAACCCGAGTACTCCTGGATACGGGCGAAATGA